The following DNA comes from Poecilia reticulata strain Guanapo linkage group LG5, Guppy_female_1.0+MT, whole genome shotgun sequence.
GCAAGGGGCTCTGAGACTTCTGCTAGCATGCTCTTTAGCAAGTACACTGTTAAAGAGCCTAATTTGGCACGCTAGCTTTTTGTGTAGCAGCACTAAGTACCATCAAGTGTGGCTGCAGGGAATTTACACGACtccttctgttttttcagtgtgaaaacacAGCTGTTAGCTCTGGACTTGGTGCTAACGTCTGACTCGTTACGATTCCCCAACAAGAAATCAGGACCGTCTGCTCAGTTTGcactggtaaagatgtgtaaacagacataaaaaatgaatcttttatcCCAGTTACGTTAACCGTCAATGAGAAAATCTAACTTTTGAGAAATAACTGCCTTTATTTAAATCGTCAGCGGCACAATCGTTGCTGTTTTTGTGACTTGGTCAAATGTTTTGGGTCTTTATGAATGCCGATCCGTTTCCTGCTTTCTGAccaccagatttttttttttatttaacataatattttgaaattacatAAAGTTCCTAATGCCACACCAAGAAACtttggagaaggaaaaaaataagttctTGAGATTTGTTGACCCTGAAATGCCATTCTTTCCTATAGTTTTATGTATATCTATTTCCCAGGTGAACAGAAAGTGATTGGTTattagctaaaatgttttagaaacactaattgactttaaaaagttaatttgtttaaaaactgtgtttgttacacttattttaaaataattttgagctGTACCCAAAAAGTGGGTATCTAACGTGACATATGAGGTGCTACGTCAGGTGTGGCACCAAAATGATGGTGGAAAAATTATGTCTAGTCAGCATTTTATGAAGTTACTAGTAACAGCTGTTGCTTGTGCAAATTACATAATCAATAACTGATTAGGTGCCGTTCCACTCCCACATCTTACCCCCATGTCGCTCACCATTGAGTCACCATAGAAAGACGATAAGGCCCCAATAATGAGTTTGCATACACTTCAAAAAGTTACACCGGCTGTACCAAAAATTATACCATTAAAAACAATGATTCCTCAATTTAGTTATGAATTTTCAGGATAATATTCCTGCAATAGAAAACATGAATTCATTTTAAGCCCTtgtacacatctttaccagcaGTTTGTTTGTCAAAATTGCTATAAACATCAAAGTGGTAGCGTGCCCTCTGTGGTCACTGATGTATGACTTTAAATGGTATTTAACCCATACATTTACTTATATGACAATGAGCTGCAATTGTTCATCATTGAGTATTAAAGGATTGCCCTTTTGTGTTCCAGTCGTTTAATAAGCGAGAGCAGCGCAGCTCGATGAGTAATCCCCCTCATTTGCAGAAACAAATTCACAGTCTCACGGACAGCGAAACTCGACCTGCTTCTCTGGATATCTGCACGAAGGCGTCCACGCCACTCTCCCCGTAGTTGCCTTCGGAGGCCAGCGTGGAGACGTAGTTCCATCCCATGGCCTTGACAATGTCCAGCATGGCCTGGGCCTGGTAGGAGTCCGGGGGCACCACGCGGGAGAAGAACTCGTAGCGGCTGTTGTCGCTCAGCTCCGGGGCAGTGGAGGCGTAGCTGATCTGGGGGAtctgggacacacacacacgtgggACGGGGTCAGCTGTGAGCAGAGGGGACGGGTCGAGTGGAAAATGCGAGCGGCGCTGATTATTAGGCCGATGcgtgaataaaaaataaaaaaaaggtaaaaaagaaatgacaagagGACGCAGTGAGCCGTGTCAGAGGATGATGCACCACTtactcacagaaacacaaagtctaAATGAAGGCTTTCTATATTTATCCTGCCTGGATGttgagcataaaaaaaaagaaacatttggtcTAGATTTAACTCTTAGTGGCTGACATAGAAATTCAGATGCAACAAGCTAAAAGCATTTgtttctgggtaaaaaaaaaaatggatatgGAGATTAATTTACTAGTGTGCTACTTCTTTTAATGACGGCAAGTGCATGTTGGCAGCCTTAACCCTGAACCTGCTAATGCCATCCAGGGCTTCAGCGTGGCTTAACGCTGAGGCCCTCTGCAGGGAGCAGGGAGcgagaggagggggggaaaggTAGACACAAGGGCTGGGGAAGGGAGAAGGAGAGAGGGGCGAGAAccatttcacagattatctggaAGGATTATAGGGGTTTTAAGCAAATTATGTTAAGCACAGAGGGAGAGACGGCGATCAAGAGACTGGAAAAAGGTTAGCATTTCTCAGCTGTAAGCCATACAATAAATGTTGCTTGATGCAGCTCAGTGTAGCAGCTGTTTTGAAGCCTCCCAAACTCCTAATTTCCTGCTTGATATTTCAagcaacactgtttttttttgtttttttttggggggggggggtttggtTCGCCCCTCAACCCTCCAGAAATGAAACATCTTTTATGAAACAAAGAGTCTACACCAGGATCACAGAGCAGATCCAAATGTTTGCATACAAACTGCTAATGAGTGAGACAAAGCATAATCCCCAGCAAATTAATCCTACAGAGGCATCCGCTCTAATTCTGGTGGTACAATCAATGAGCCACATCGGTGACACAGCGATCCCCTTCGTGAGGGAACATCTCGTTGAAACCATCAAAGACGTGGTTCAGAGCAGGAGCGGCGGCTGAGAGAAGGTGCGCAAATTTATGAGTCGGGAGGGAAAAATCTGCGTTTCCCGAGGCGGGTGTGTAAAAGACACAATGAcagattatgtttttgtaattaacTTCCATTAGAGTTGTTCTTtcttatataaataaacaggGAAATGGGTTAATTATTGCGAATTGAACTATGATCTCTTTTCATCCTTTCACTGTCTGACTCGTTTTTGAAGCCTTTATATTTGGCCCAAATTTTAACACACGAATGTGTTTTGATAAAAGTCGGTGTATGTTGGGGTCACTGTGTCCTGCCGCGTGGTCAACGCGGCAGGACACAGATCTGTGGGTTTTGAAAACATATTGTGTTTCTCTAAAGATGTTTGGTGTCATCTACGGAGATCATTTCCTGCCACAGATTGGCTGTGCCCCCTACATGGCTGGTGGCAAACTGAAAACAgagctctttgttttttgttttgtttttttttttcttgcccaTCTTCCATAAAAAAGGTCGGATTCGCAGAGTGCAGGGACTAAAAGTTGTGCCGTTGATAGATTCTTAAGTCTGACCtttatgtttctgcagctgatccagttggacctcttggctgcttctctggttTCTGCTCATCATGCCTATAGCTTTTAAGTTTGCAGCTATTTCATAGTAGCACATGTTTGGAACAAAAATTGAAACTAGTGTTGAGTGGACATTTGTCAAGGCAGGAAGCCTTGTTTGCATCAGTCATAgcataaaaatgtacaataacagtaataataataataatgtaactCACCCAGCCCGATTAAGATCAGTTATTCAGACTATATTGTATCTCAGACTAGAAGCCTCTGCAGTCTGTTGCTATCTGGATATCAGGAGCAAATACAGCATTTAGCTAAATGTACCCAACCGAGGTCATAAGTTAGTTTCATCCTGAATCAGCGtcatcctgctgctgttttgttttgggttttttccccaATCTTTCCATTGAGTTGCTGAGAGGTTTTTATAATCACAGAATCACAGGGTGGGATCTGTGTTAACATTTGTCTCGACTGCAAGCCGCTTCTGTTTGGCTGCTGCCTCAGCACACGCTCTACAACATGCGACCCGACGTTCAGGCACGTACGAAACACCTGGTTTGGTTTTTCAGCTCAGCTTGTCGGATAACTGAATGACAGAATGAGTTAACGGCATACAGGGACGGCGAGCTAAAAATGTGTCACCGTTTAAATTTtagtcacattttgtcatgctgcggtcacaaacttcagtgtattttatgacTATTTGATTAGAAAGATCACAAAGCAGTGTGTGGATTATAAGCTGaagtaaaaacagcaaaaattcacaaaattcAGGACAAAttaagactgaaaaacaaagtggtGTTCAGATTTGAGATGTTTGACTAATATTTGCCTTTTCAGGACATTTTCTCACACCAGCTGTAGACTGACGCTCTCCTtcaaaaaacatctggattcATACCGAGATTACATTCAATTCATTATGTGGCTTCTGAAGCCAATTActtacactggattttatttaggggtattcTATTAAATGGGACTGAATAGATAAAAATTTACTGATCTTCATCAgggaaaatgtgttcaaaattatctcattttcattttgtgctaCAGTTCTGCACCATAACAGAGGATCCAGCAATGAGTGAAAGAGGAAGGGCAGCTTCAGTACTGAGGGAGACAGGCGCCAGAAGAGCTAATCACAGGTGAGTGGATGCAGCTGAGGAAGGGAGCAGGCAGGAGGCACATGAGGACATGAAAAACAGCTGGGAGGTGAATCAGGTGAATCAAAGCAGAGGGGGGGGGAAATACTGAAGCTGACATAAACATGAAACGGAAAGAAACATGAAACTAATTAAACTAGCTTAAAGCAGAAATGATGAGGATGAATAAGCTAATATgaagaaagaaaccaaaaatattgaGAGATGGGCAAACACACAATCAGAACAGGAAcatgaatgaaaaccaaaagttcaaacacaaacagatcaAAACAAGATTGTGGTTATTGCACAACAAAACACCTCATTATCAAAATTCAGTATGCTAATTTCAgacaccaaaagaaaaataaacaatattatatACATATTATGTTAACTCGTTTTTAAGGCCAGAAGAAGTCAGTCAGCatctgatatatattttttcaaatgaataccAACTAAGTCCTGTTGGAACAAACACAGATGCTTTCAGTCAAGTGGTGGGctttaagacaaaaaacaacaaaaacaaatatggtCTTAAACTGGTTGAGACAGTAAAGGAACCAAAATCAAAAGATAGAGACGACTGACGATAAGTAACGTTAGAAAAGATCTGGTCATTTTGAGAGAAGTTATTAGTCAACCAagtaaatctgaaattaaactgaaaacttgGAAACAATTCTACAATTGTTGCATTAGAGTGTTTATAAAGTGGAAAAcgttttcaattatttatttatttttttgctttgctaaCCTTCAGAAATATCAACTAAAGCTTCCATTTCATATCTGTCACAATATTTGGGACCATCTAAAAGTATCTACAGCTCAAGCCTGACGCACAGGACTTTCATAACCAGGACTGGGTTAtgagaaataaatatgttttttcaactgaattaggacTATTTTGTACCACTGAATGCTAAAATTATCAATTTTTCTCAAACAGGTTTTTGTTCTATAGCTTATAGCTCAAAATCTGATCTTCTGACAAAATcgatgacatttttgtgacattatcagttcatttctgttaatatttcttATCCAAAAATAGGTTTTAGGAGAACAgagtgtattaattaaatgttataaacttgcatttctgtaaattaaataataatcacTGATAAGGAGAAGTACATGTGAATTGTACATTACGTCTccgtctcttttctgtcctctCTTCCTGCTCGTCCCTCATTGATCAGATTCTCAGAAAATCAATCCAGTTGTGAGAACAAGTCATACATTTTGATTCTCATGTTGCTCCTTAGATTAGATATTTGTCCTGATTGATCAAAACCAATGTGACTTTTGGATTGGGAACATCAAAATAACCCTAAATCAGTTGAAAAATCCCAGACATTTTTTAGCAGTTTATCGCTTCCATCTTTGTCGGTCAGAAGGTGGACATTCAGGCCACTCAGCTATTTCCCTTCATGAGCAAAAAGAAGTAAGGCCTCACCGCAAACAGTCTGAGCACGTTGGCCACCATGATGGACACGGAGCTGCCCGACGCCCCAATCACTCCCACCACCCTCTCCGGTTTGGGGATGATGGGGGGCTCTCCGTTGGAGCAGCGGACCCCCGAGTTGTCCTTCTGGATGAGGGCCTGGACGAAGGTGAGCGACTGCTCCAGGGCATAGGTGTCCCTGGAGCAGGTGTCAAGGATCCGGGCCCCCAGGGTGATGTTAGGCAGCAGGTCGGGGTCGCTGTTGATCTGGTCCAAGGCATACATCATGGCCTCCAGCCGATGGATCCCCTTCTCCCTTTTGATCTCGCCGCAGGGCACACCGGCAGGCCCCCGGGAGTGGACCGGGAAGAGCCCGCCCAGGGTGATGTCACCCTCGATTTTGAGGCTGGACTGGGGCTGGGGCTGGGTGCCCAGTGAGAGGGGGCTGAAGCCCACCAGCAGGAGCCACAGCACACGAAGCCATGGACGAGACGCAAACAGCGAGGCGGAACGGCAGAGGAGATGGTATGGACCGGCCTCTGGCATCATGATGATGTCCAGCAGAGGTACTGGCAGCACCGGGCCACTCCGTCTACCTGTGGGGCAGAAAGCAGGAGCAGTCAGGGCgatgaatatttcatttctCCCTGTTTTACaatattcttctgttttctgctgtaaaaacagaaaacatgatgtCATCCAGAAAAACATGTATGATATTCTGCTGTATGACGTTTTAATGTTTTCGGAAGAAGTCGTCGTTGAAAGTGAGAATTTTTTTCTGAGGACAGAGGGTTCAGGTTTTGTCCTGTTACAGGAAACATACGCAGTGATCAGATCATGACCGTaataatcagttttttgtttttttttaataaaacgtaAGCCGAACGATTTGTCGAAGCAGAGATGTAAACAGTCCGCCTCATTTATACCAACCTCGCAGCTAAAGATGGTGACTAAAGCGTCGCTCTGATTTTTGCAGCCAGGACACAAACATTAGTcagcacagagagaaaaaaggacGGATTCAGAAAGAAATATGCAGCATTAATAAAGATTTCTCCTGGTGAGTAGAGCAAACgtcaacatttcagaaaaacataaacataaagagagatgctaaaaaaacaacaaaaaaaactgagaaacctCTAAAAGTCGAGGAGTGATCCAGAGTTTAGAGTTGAAATTCTGGATCACAACTTGATTTCACTCTTCTTCCACCAGGAAGAGAGAAATCAAAAGACGGTTGCTATGGACACCCAGGTGTGTGAAAGCAAGGAGAATTTCAGTCTTTGATCAATACATAAATCACAAGAAAACTTCAATACAGGGGaacaagttttgaaaatatCGAAACAGTTTTGACATATTTCAGctacaaaaaccaaacattgtCACTGCTGAATTTAGGtcacgtgtcaaactcgaggcccgtgggccaaatctggcccactgCAGGGCCAGATGTGGCCCTCTAGAAACTAGATTAAACACTAAGTGAGattaaatattatattacaaatcaaatcaatgcagtttttatctgcttaCTTCCAatttatatcaatcagtccctccagtttcttgagaattatcatggaaattcacacaaaatcaacaaattagccatttatttctaatacataactgggagtttattgcagatttttctaaacattttcagaaattttcttacttgtactaaacagctgcctcagccttaattgatgtcagattatagccCCAGATCTATACagtgagtaataaaaaaatttaacatttaccaTAATAAATAAGCGCTAATatctacaaatatttctaaattactatcacaaacattttgattttaattgcaaaaaaacacaaaaagaatcacaaaatcctggaggaactgaaaagatgttcagtaatacttaattttaagaattcattgatattttaagagtttgtgaacaggttttatgatttatcaatacattctgccacACCCGGCCTCTTAAGAGTCTTCCTGATCTGGATTTGGcgcaaaacaaaaattagtttgacacccctggtcttgTGGTTGTATTCTTTTAGGAACTagcatttgtttgttaaattcttctgtttttgcttaatttcacaacaacaacaacaaaaaaaaaacagaaagaaggcCAAAACAAGTgcataaaaagtaaagtaaaaaaaaaaaaaaaggagaggatGAGGAGTTTTGTAAACAACCTGCAGGATGACACGGAGTGAACGCTGGAAGCTTTTATCATGAAGGGCTTAGAGCCGATGATGGAAAACATTATAAATTTtgcaaaaccagaaaacatCACGAAAACTGACGGGGCACTCCATGCCTCGAAACACCAACCAGGTTGATTATATCTGCATGAGAAGAGcaggagagacagaaacacCCACAGCTGTCTGTGGACAGTTTTACTTGATATTTTTCACTCCAAGGACGTTTGAAGTCATTATATCTGTCCAGATTTAATTCTaacaaagctgctgtttttttacatttttggcatgattcattttacatatttaaattctgcttttgATTGCTATTGTAAGTAATGCCTAGAGTCACATATATGATGTttataatttgaatttaataGATTGAAATCAATTTGAAATACAGGGATGATATAGAAAGTAAGACAAATCACTTTTATCACAATACACCTTTACAAACAACTTGTATGAAGAAGTAAAGTCATTGCTCACCTGCCCATTCTTCATGGATCActcttcattcattcatccatcatAGGAGATTGTCCAGGCGGGCCTCCAACCTCGGTCCAGATTCGATGGGCTGCACTTCAAACCCGAGGCTCTGTCATCTCAGACTGCCTGCTCTGCacggttaaaaaaacaactaaaaaaaacaagttggaaaatatatttaaaaaaaataaaaatttatgtaattttaaaaaagactaaatgaaGAAGAGGCTCTCGAGGCTCTTAGAGTGCGGCATCCTGGCAGAAGCAGAGGGAAGTGCAACATTACGGCATGAGAATCTCCAAATCTCTGCCAAATCCCTTAAAAGCTCTCCTCCCGTTCTGCCGTCCTTTTTTCAGCCGTGCGCGTCTCTGTCCAAAGCAGTCACTCCTCCCTTCCTCACTCCGGTGAAccctcgctctctctctctctcagcgcACTAATGGCCTCAGATTGGGATTATCATGCAGCCGTCTGTGAAGAAAGCACTAGGTGGACAAGCtcacttttctctctctctctctcatgcagctgcagcaaaaaagaaaaaaaaaacctcctccCACTCCATCACTTTGAGAGATTAGATGAACAGCAATttgctccctctctctcacacaaacacacacacgacaTCCACTCACTATCACAACCCcgtcaaaacacacacacacaatggcaGAGAATATCAGAGCACAGAACAGGTTTGTGCGCTACAGAACGTAGCTGGATTAGGTTTCTGATTAATTTGAGTCGatgctctgaaaaaaaaaagcagctccCAGATCAGTTCGCAGCTCATCTGTCAATTAGGAGCTCGGCTAAAGGATCGCCGCCGCCGCCATGTGCTGGACGGATACACACAGAAAAGACAGTTTTATATAAGGTACAacgtttgcaaaaaaattaaaattaaaaattaaaaattccaAAATCGCCCCTTCTGTCCCCCcctaaaaaaagtaaaacttggcGCCCTGGGCTACTGCCCTACCGGCCCAGGAGACACCAACGCTACATGCAGCGTGAGAGTTAAATGAGGAAGATAAATAgacgttttttaaaattatttataaataggATTTTTGAGAGGTTTGGCAATTCAGAGCATTTATATTAAATTGCTCTGAATTCACTTTAAGCAGatttgatgaaaaagaaactcTTTATGTGAGAACTAATATCAGTACTCTGCTGATTAAGTATTTTGACATAATtatattgacataaaaaatctattttgttattttttaaggcAACATCTTTCTTAGTTCCCAAATGGcttgtggaaaaaataattgttctgtcacgttaaaaaaaatcccaacaaacacacaacatgacaatatgtgaaaacattaaGGAACGAGCATAACAAAGAACACAACATTACATTTGTATTTcatgttacttttattttcaagtcaACATCTTAATTACATTAGAAAAAGAGACGGGATTTCTTGTTCTATGATTGGTGAATGATCCTGAAATGTGTGACTGAGGCTCTTTTATTGAATATCTACCCTAAGAAAACTGATTTCTCCAAACCGTCTTCCACTTTGGTGTACTCCAGGTGGGATCTGAAGTACTGGCTCTTATATCGGGGGCTGTTGCGGATGTACTCCAGGTAGTCGGGCGTTCCGGGGCAGATGACGTTATCTGCCAACAGGACGCTGCCTTTCCTGAGGAGACCGCactcctgatttaaaaaaagaaaaaaatttgtcaTGGTGGAATGAACAGGGAAGAGTTCAATCCGAACTGAAGTGTGTTACAACAAACGCACCTCCATCAGCTTTGTGTCAGGAAGGTAGCGATCTTTCCAGTGATCCAAGAAAACCAAATCAAACGTTTCTATCCCAAACTTCTCCTTCATTTTGGGGATCCAGTCACCAGACGGTCCTTCCACTAACTGGATCTAGAGGGAATAAAACACTCGGCTATGTGACCcagaagtgtttttgttttttcgcCTCGTTCTCGTAGTTCGCTTTAGACATCGGGCTTTTACCTTGTCTCCCAGTCCTGCCCAAGCGATCACCTGGCGAGCTATGGCGGCGTTGTGCGGGTTGAACTCCAGGGTGATGAGCTTGGCGTCAGGAGGCAGCAGGCTGGCGATGCGCACGGTGGAATAGGCGCAGTAGGTGCCCAGCTCCAGCACCGTCGCCGGGTTCACTTCAGTCACCACGGAGTCCAGGATGCACCCTGGGGGTCAAAGGACAAACCAAAACGTATCGgaaaggaaatatattttttcctcatgaAAGAACAGAGttatgaactttaaaaaaaaaaaaacaatgaagaaaaagaaaagtcgCCACCTTTCTCATCTCCCACATTCATGGCCCACTCCTTCTGTCTGCAGAACTGATCGATGGCTTTCACCACGCTGCGAGGGTCCCCTCTAGTGGCACTCTTCTGCACTGCAGCCAACATCCGCTGCAGGGAGccaagaaagcaaaaaaaaaaaaaaaaaaaaaagaaacaggatcATTTTCAGTTGTGACAATAACCTCCCAgtgagtaaaaaacaaactattttattatttttcatcacatttagTTAACATTTTCTCCTCCTGAAGGCAGACCAGTGTTACAGCTTACTGTCAGCTGATTATGGGGGATATGATAACTGGAATATTTATAAGCCTGTTTGTATCTTtatcattttcttaaaattacaTTACAGCCTTTTTGCTGCTGCATACTGTCCAATCAGCTGGCCAGCTACatgttagcttgttagctaaCATGTAGCTAACAAGCTACatgttagcttgttagctaaCCCATGTTCCTTATGAAATGATTCTCAAAGTCTAGCAATTTCTCCTATGGAAATGCCGTCAGACGTTATGATGATTTCCTAATGTAACTATTTAAAACCAAGAAAGCGATAGATCGGCTGTGTGATAAATAGCCTccgatttccttcattttttgtatatgccaataaaaaaaaaacatgtcaacatAAACTCACACATTCAAATCTGAATACGACACATTGCGCCCCAAGTTGCTTATGACAAACCATCCATGAAATGACAGCTTATACTGAGAGagtgaactttaaaaaaagaaaagaagtgacATGAAACAAGTCGGGATTTTGCTGAGCTTGAGAGTTGATGATGGACTGAAGGATTGCCCTGTTTTTCTAACACACGGTGTGTTTTGTTGCCCTTTGACCCATGAAACGCAGCTCTCTTTCTGTTTACAATCAATATTTGACCTTATAAGATTAGCTCATAATCAATATTCATCAAGATACTGTGTTCTAAAAATGACGagtctttctctttattttattttatttttaaacagtgcaaactttttatttttatctaattaAGTCCAAATTAAATCACTGGTAGCCACCCGAACAAGAAGCACGGCCGAGCAAAATACCACTAACCATCGATGCCTGTTTGAAGGCTGCTGTTGTTCCTAAAGTGGACATTTTCATAAACGTTGTGCAAAAACATAATACACAAATCTGTTAATCATTTAATCAACTGTATTGTATGAAAAATTGAAAGAGTTCAATTAGCATACGAGAAGTGGAAAGATATTTACTGAACagctgagttttaaaaaaataactacaacTCTAATCTAGTTTATAGCGATTACAGAGGGGAAAGATCAAATCTAGTAATGTATCACTGTGATCAAAAATGATACACTAAAAAGATCTTATTTGCAAATGTAGCTAT
Coding sequences within:
- the comtb gene encoding catechol O-methyltransferase B; its protein translation is MWLTLLYGCAGGAALLYALYRWVIPSVVQYHAGLALVWHDTIVEGLLNALTQTTRPQRMLAAVQKSATRGDPRSVVKAIDQFCRQKEWAMNVGDEKGCILDSVVTEVNPATVLELGTYCAYSTVRIASLLPPDAKLITLEFNPHNAAIARQVIAWAGLGDKIQLVEGPSGDWIPKMKEKFGIETFDLVFLDHWKDRYLPDTKLMEECGLLRKGSVLLADNVICPGTPDYLEYIRNSPRYKSQYFRSHLEYTKVEDGLEKSVFLG